The DNA sequence AGAGACAGAATCTAGACATGGGAagtacaaaaagaaagaaaaaaaaggagtgattaaataatttatttttaagaaaactagtATAAAATTGATAGTGATTGCGTGACATGTTATGATTCGCttacctttattttttattatatttcagaagcaaacaaaaaagtttttttctgTTGCTTCACAGTGAATGCAACTCTAGAAAAGAGATGTGTGGTCTCTTTTTATTTCGTGATTGAATTTTCAGAGCAATCAGTAGAGTCTGAGAGAGTAGCTAAAGATGAAAGTGGTCGTGGTCGACTAGTAGTTTTTTATATGTTGGTTACGAGTAGGTGTGTGGCCGGtagatatttttgaaatttagcGGTTTAAGTCCAGGAAACCACTTGGCATGAAATGgagataatatattttgttttgtacaaaaaaaatttaacaatttttataacaaaactatGTATTGTTTGGAAGAAAAGACTAATGAATCATGTATTGTTCTGCTAAATATTTAATGGGCCAGATTGTTTTCATCAATTCCTCCTGTGATGATAAGAGCGTTGTATTTACGCAGAGATTCTAAGgtcattccaaaaaaaaaaaaaaagagattctaAGGTCAATCTCTGATAACAGAAAATCACTCTAAAACGACGACCAGTAATAGCTTGTTCGTACAGTAGTTAGCAGCTCTGGGTTGAACAAGAGACGGGCTCATTTCAACAATAGCATTGCGTTATCCACTGGCCTAGAAATTCTAGAATAATGGGAATTTTCGGAAATATATAACTTTGCTTATTCCTCCCTATTTTATGTTCACTGGAAATTCAAGAAGactgatgtttttttttaacactaatGTTCTTAAACTTTATtagtacatattatattttaaatatataaattattggatagtctttttattatagaaagaagagatcttattgaaattaaaaaaaaaaaggtaaaggAGACACAATTCAAGTATTGTCTCCAAaggaaccaaaaccaaacacaaGTTTGTTCACAAATTAACCGATTATCTTCTGGTAACCGGAGATATTGACCAAACTTAGTGGTTATATAAGTACATCaagctatataaaaatatatacgcCGTGATTTCTACTTCACCGTCGGGTAAAGATGCTCCGGCAATCTCAACTCACCTACCATAACCAACGGTTTAGCCAAAAACATATCATGACTAGACTCCATCAGCTCAACACGTGTTTCATTCTCCGGTAGCTTCCAAGTGAAACCTTGAAGAAGTCTTGCGAGCATCATCGTCGTCAACGCCGTACCTAAAGCCGGAGCAGCACAACCTCTTTTCCCGGTGCTGAACGAGATAAACCGGAGATCGTTCTCCGTCAAAGTAACTTCTGAGCACTCTTTTAGATGTCTCTCTGGTTTAAAGCTAAGCGGGTCGGCCCAAACTTTAGGGTTACGGCCCAGCCCATATCGGCTGAGAAGGACTTGACTTCCTTTAGGGATGTGATATCCGGCGACGGTTGTGTCGGAAAGTGCCACGTGTGGAAGGTTAAAGGCGGCGACGGGATGGAGACGGAAGGCTTCACGGAGAATAGCTTTGACGTAGTTTAGTTTTGGGATGTCGGATTCTTGGACAAGTCTTTCTTTTCCGACCACTCTGTCGATTTCTTCCATTGCCTTGCGGAGTATCTCCGGTTTGTTTACCATCTCCGCCATGGCCCATTCTACGGCGTTTGATGGATTGTCTGGCGCCGCCATTACGAGCTCCTAATGATCGAAAAGAAACAACGTTTTTTAGTTAATAGGGCTCTTTAGTCTTCACATCATGTAAATGAATACAATAATGCATGAAAAATACTAGTAGCACTTATTCGttctttggaaaaaaaatacactaaaataaatatattgcaACTAACAATCAATTTGCATAAAGACATAAAGTTTATTTGTGTGGGGTTTGGGCAAAatactgtttttttcttaaaatttttactttttagttattGAAAGTCTAACAAAAATTGAtagaagcaaaaaaaattaaaaacaaacataaaatggtatttaaaaagtattttctgATTGCAACTTTGTGTTATTACCTTAATTGTGGGTTTGATTTCATCGGCGGTAAGCAATGGGTTGCCTTCTTCATCtttgatagaaatgaaaatatctagaaaatccTCGATTTGAGTTCTCTTTCCTTCTCTCCACATCTTGATTCTTCCATCGATGATAGGATCATGATACTTGTCCATAATAGCACTTGAATCTCTCATAATCTTCTCGTGACCGTTAAGATCAAGTCCCGTGAGCATAGGTAGATAATCAGAGATACAAAAAGCAAATGTAAACCCTAATGCTTCAAACATAGCTTCCATATGATCGATGTCCTCGGCGGTTGGTCCACCATCAGGTGCGGTGTTTTCAGAGAACGTTCTTGTCCCGAACATGAGTTTCTTGATAGCATTTCCGCAGTAATGCCTTGTCACAAACCGGAAATCGATTGAGCCCGAGTTCTTAACCATGTTGTATACCCACGCGGTTAAATGGTCGTTTTCTTCGGCTCTCTTCTGATGAAGCCACCTGTGTCTCGCCGGACAAACTAGTTTCGTCATCACGACTTTCCTCATTTTCTTGAATTGTTCACCGAACGGAGTGATCACACATGTTTTGTAACCGTTAGAGAGGACGTTTTGTGCGTAAGTCATAGGTCTTGAGGCGAATAGAGCGTCTTGTTGCTTGAGTATCTCACGTGCTATCTTGGGGCATGTGACGGTGATCACGTGAGTGTTTCCTAGCCTCACGCATGCTATCTCAGTGTTTAGCTGCTTCATGATGCTGTGGAGCCACCGGAAAACTGGGCGGCTCTTTAGCATCGCTGGAATCATTCCAATGATGGGCCATCCGGTGGGACCCGGCGGGAgagacaattttttttcattaggaTTCGTGATCAGTTTCTTGAGAAGCATCGCTATGGTTATAGCCACAAATGCTTGAAGAGTTGTGAGTAGATACATGTTGCTGAACGACCATGTTTGTGTAGTAGTGGAAGTGAGACCCGAAGAGTTTGAGGGAAAAGTGTTCATGTTTTTGTGTAGAgaataaagagagagaaaagaagaagaatcaaagcTTGTTGTGTTTCTTGTTCTCTCTGCATGGATCCTCACCTTcctatttatataattttactggTCGTTGGTTTCTATGAAATGACCATTATACCCTGTATGTGTTGGAAATACTATAGGAAGGGGTGAGGAAAATGGTGGGCGGTGTAGGTCGGGTCCATTTTGAGTACTACCaccattttttgaaaaattattacgATTCTAACAGTTCAAGATATCTATATTTTATcagaaaattttgtttaaattatataagtTTTGGATGggaatttttaaatattctaaCTGTTTTTATTGGTGACCTGCCAAAATTCCTCGTGTTATATATGCAACTAAATACCAGTCGAACAACAAAGTGAGTCTTACAATTATATGATATTCCTCTGTCATATTATATGAGGAGCTGGAGTTATATATCCTACATCCTAGAAGTTTATGGTTTACTCGTTCATTAATGAACTGTTTTAAATTTGTTAACAATTTAAACGTACGAAATTTGAAGTTGAATGGTGCTAACCtgatataatgatgatgatgacacatATTGACACTACTAGTACAAATCAATAAGCTAAATGTTCTGGTCCATTATTTATATTCGTTAATCGTGTTAG is a window from the Raphanus sativus cultivar WK10039 unplaced genomic scaffold, ASM80110v3 Scaffold0316, whole genome shotgun sequence genome containing:
- the LOC108855674 gene encoding cytochrome P450 79B1 — encoded protein: MNTFPSNSSGLTSTTTQTWSFSNMYLLTTLQAFVAITIAMLLKKLITNPNEKKLSLPPGPTGWPIIGMIPAMLKSRPVFRWLHSIMKQLNTEIACVRLGNTHVITVTCPKIAREILKQQDALFASRPMTYAQNVLSNGYKTCVITPFGEQFKKMRKVVMTKLVCPARHRWLHQKRAEENDHLTAWVYNMVKNSGSIDFRFVTRHYCGNAIKKLMFGTRTFSENTAPDGGPTAEDIDHMEAMFEALGFTFAFCISDYLPMLTGLDLNGHEKIMRDSSAIMDKYHDPIIDGRIKMWREGKRTQIEDFLDIFISIKDEEGNPLLTADEIKPTIKELVMAAPDNPSNAVEWAMAEMVNKPEILRKAMEEIDRVVGKERLVQESDIPKLNYVKAILREAFRLHPVAAFNLPHVALSDTTVAGYHIPKGSQVLLSRYGLGRNPKVWADPLSFKPERHLKECSEVTLTENDLRFISFSTGKRGCAAPALGTALTTMMLARLLQGFTWKLPENETRVELMESSHDMFLAKPLVMVGELRLPEHLYPTVK